In Schizosaccharomyces osmophilus chromosome 2, complete sequence, the following proteins share a genomic window:
- the hgh1 gene encoding chaperone for translation factor EF2, Armadillo-type fold, Hgh1 → MSELKELAGFLHDQNPQVRMLATQHLLPYTARNSPQFDIWFNNNCEPVKDLKALLKDKPQIASQAITALVNVSQNASVRRVLMDEEFLNLVFGIITNPVHGLADLSCMVLCNLAKEEDFVRILDMKVPLREFSLSRNIIDQLMDLFVKGTNHGINKYANFDFLANVFADMTRFEKGRKYFTTIQEYDNVYPVSKLIVFTEHNSMLRRTGVSAIIKNICFDAPFHKTLMDEEGVNLLPYLFLPLAGPEDLDEEDMEGMFDELQLLPDDKKREPDMFIMKTHVESLILLCATHEGREHLRSRKVYPIIRELHLHVEDEDLQALCDQLVQLLVRDEATEEVEKATENPPDEEDAIIEVD, encoded by the exons ATGTCGGAATTAAAAGAG TTAGCAGGATTTTTGCATGATCAGAATCCACAGGTGAGAATGCTGGCTACTCAGCATTTACTCCCTTATACTGCAAGGAATAGCCCTCAATTTGATATTTGGTTTAACAATAACTGTGAACCTGTGAAGGATTTGAAGGCTTTATTGAAGGATAAACCGCAGATTGCTAGCCAAGCCATTACCGCGTTGGTAAACGTATCTCAGAATGCCTCAGTTCGGAGAGTTTTGATGGACGAGGAATTTCTaaatcttgtttttggCATTATCACTAATCCTGTGCACGGTCTCGCCGATTTGTCATGTATGGTTCTGTGCAATTTAGCTAAGGAGGAAGATTTTGTTCGCATCTTAGACATGAAGGTTCCTCTTCGCGAGTTTTCTCTTAGTAGAAATATTATTGATCAATTGATGGACCTTTTTGTAAAGGGAACAAATCATggtataaataaatatgcGAACTTTGACTTCCTTGCCAATGTGTTTGCAGATATGACTcgttttgaaaaaggaaggaagTATTTCACTACAATCCAAGAATATGACAATGTTTATCCTGTGTCTAAATTGATTGTCTTTACGGAACATAACTCTATGTTGCGGCGCACAGGTGTATCAGctatcataaaaaatatttgctTTGATGCACCTTTTCACAAAACGCTTATGGACGAAGAAGGCGTAAATTTGCTTCCCTATCTTTTCCTTCCCTTGGCTGGTCCAGAAGACttggatgaagaagatatGGAGGGCATGTTTGATGAATTGCAATTGCTTCCCGATGACAAGAAGCGTGAACCTGATATGTTTATAATGAAAACGCATGTCGAATCTTTAATTTTGCTTTGTGCAACCCATGAAGGAAGAGAACACTTGAGAAGTCGCAAAGTGTATCCTATTATTCGTGAACTGCATCTTCACGTTGAGGACGAGGATCTTCAAGCCCTTTGTGATCA ATTGGTTCAGTTGCTCGTCCGTGATGAAGCTACTGAAGAAGTAGAAAAAGCTACTGAAAACCCACCTGACGAGGAAGACGCTATTATAGAAGTCGATTAG